A part of Astyanax mexicanus isolate ESR-SI-001 chromosome 2, AstMex3_surface, whole genome shotgun sequence genomic DNA contains:
- the tbc1d30 gene encoding TBC1 domain family member 30 isoform X3, translated as MKQERFVASRRSKICLKRQAAAAGGVGNIISNVLKKRNGISRSAPRLLCTLEPGVDTRLKFTLEPSLGKNGFQQWYDALKSVARLPTGIPKEWRRKVWLTLADQYLHSISIDWEKTMRFAFNERSNPDDDSLGIQIVKDLHRTGCSSYCGQEAEQDRVVLKRVLLAYARWNKTVGYCQGFNVLAALILEVTEGNEGDALKVMIYLIDKVLPDSYFANNLRALSVDMAVFRDLLRIKLPELSQHLHHLQKVANRTGGGSYEPPLTNVFTMQWFLTMFATCLPHHTVLKIWDSVFFEGSEVLLRVALAIWAKLGERIEECQTADEFYSTMGILTQEMLEQNLIDSNELMQTVYSMADFPFPQLAELREKYTYNITPFPAPVKANGSQGIHGWESDDDGDMDDEDSIVTALGCLGPLGGLLAPEIQRYQKHLKEQRGELTSSSSNMAELSPGAVGAGRAEHQATMNSMMLERMSTDIRALTKQYSRIKRRQQQQAGLLYIHTGLPVETEPVAPHQPSEWASNDSGKCPATSVMASQVHTSPVVNHLLLGRKPRAAQRASRSGIVHAGSIPQAQSTPNLDHGARARLQSPWRTHVRTHRRNLARARAQLGFDDSFTMDDDSGSPEHKHETAEDESTESRERTEEKEEDEEKEENEEEEERNLEDVDDEEQHNKEKSEPVQEVTAEGEELEQHLQEDECEEKVEEMQEVEQRLSTLDLESSAPSDSSPALSDGESIQSGNRTSEAESRDQAEEPKLTVGLNQQSPLQPESNLQSHQFCSTRRTTSDSSSSESGGSSLRRSPSKQQQIFSPFPCVKAPRKSAAARNLGLYGPTSRTPNVHFPHMSKSMNRLGASASASTRR; from the exons ATGAAGCAGGAGCGGTTCGTGGCCTCCAGGAGGTCTAAGATCTGCCTGAAACGGCAGGCTGCTGCTGCCGGAGGAGTCGGAAACATCATCAGTAATGTCCTGAAGAAGCGCAACGGCATCTCCAGAAGCGCGCCTCGCCTGCTGTGCACGCTGGAGCCAG GGGTGGACACCAGGTTGAAGTTCACTTTGGAACCGTCACTTGGCAAGAATGGATTTCAGCAG TGGTACGATGCCCTCAAATCTGTGGCCAGACTTCCCACTGGTATCCCCAAAGAGTGGAGGAGGAAG GTCTGGTTAACCCTTGCCGATCAGTACCTTCACAGTATTTCCATAGACTGGGAGAAGACCATGAGATTTGCTTTCAATGAGCGCAGCAATCCTGATGATGACTCTCTTGGAATTCAAATTGTCAAG GATCTGCACAGGACAGGCTGCAGTTCATACTGTGGTCAGGAGGCAGAGCAGGACCGGGTGGTGCTGAAGCGGGTGCTGCTGGCATATGCGCGATGGAACAAGACTGTGGGCTACTGTCAGGGCTTTAATGTGTTGGCTGCACTCATCTTGGAGGTCACTGAGGGCAATGAGGGAGATGCATTAAAG GTGATGATTTACCTGATTGATAAGGTGCTTCCCGACAGCTACTTTGCCAATAACCTTCGAGCTTTGTCTGTGGACATGGCTGTGTTCAGGGATCTGCTGAGGATAAAGCTTCCAGAGCTATCTCAGCATCTTCACCACCTACAGAAAGTAGCTAATCGGACTGGAGGAG GCAGCTATGAGCCTCCTCTCACCAACGTTTTCACCATGCAGTGGTTCCTTACCATGTTTGCTACCTGTCTGCCCCACCACACTGTGCTGAAGATATGGGACTCTGTCTTCTTTGAGGGTTCAGAGGTGCTGCTGCGAGTGGCTTTGGCCATCTGGGCCAAACTTGGAGA gaGGATTGAGGAGTGTCAGACTGCAGATGAGTTTTATAGCACAATGGGAATTCTGACTCAAGAGATGCTGGAGCAAAACCTGATCGACTCCAATGAGCTCATGCAG ACGGTCTACTCCATGGCTGACTTCCCTTTCCCCCAGCTGGCGGAGCTGAGGGAGAAATACACCTATAACATCACTCCGTTCCCTGCTCCCGTCAAGGCCAATGGCAG CCAGGGGATTCACGGATGGGagagtgatgatgatggtgacatGGACGATGAAGATTCTATCGTCACTGCTCTGGGCTGCCTGGGGCCGCTGGGTGGTCTCCTGGCTCCTGAGATCCAGAGATACCAAAAGCACTTAAAAG AGCAGAGAGGTGAGCTGACCTCTTCTTCCAGTAACATGGCAGAGCTGAGCCCGGGGGCAGTGGGAGCTGGCCGGGCTGAACATCAGGCCACCATGAACAGCATGATGCTGGAGCGCATGAGCACAGACATCAGAGCGCTGACCAAGCAGTACTCACGCATCAAGAGAcgacagcagcagcaggctgGCCTGCTCTACATCCACACAG GGCTGCCAGTGGAAACTGAGCCTGTTGCTCCTCATCAGCCCAGTGAATGGGCAAGCAATGACTCTG GTAAATGTCCAGCCACAAGCGTCATGGCTTCCCAGGTCCACACGTCACCTGTAGTCAACCATCTTCTTCTAGGGAGAAAGCCTAGAGCTGCCCAGCGTGCCTCTAGGAGCGGTATTGTCCATGCAGGATCAATACCCCAAGCTCAGTCTACTCCAAACCTGGACCACGGGGCTCGGGCTAGGCTTCAGTCTCCCTGGCGCACCCATGTGCGTACCCACCGAAGAAACCTGGCCAGGGCACGGGCTCAGCTGGGCTTTGATGACTCTTTCACAATGGATGACGACAGTGGCAGCCCTGAGCACAAACATGAAACAGCTGAAGATGAAAGTACAGAAAGTCGAGAAAGAACAGAGGAGAAGgaagaggatgaagaaaaagaagagaatgaggaggaagaggaaaggAACTTGGAGGATGTAGATGATGAGGAGCAGCACAATAAGGAGAAATCTGAACCTGTCCAAGAGGTTACAGCAGAAGGAGAAGAATTAGAACAGCATCTGCAGGAGGATGAGTGTGAAGAAAAGGTAGAAGAGATGCAGGAGGTGGAACAGCGATTGTCCACTCTCGATCTGGAATCATCCGCACCATCAGATTCTTCTCCAGCTCTTAGCGATGGAGAATCTATCCAGTCTGGCAATAGGACTTCTGAGGCTGAGTCAAGAGACCAAGCAGAAGAGCCAAAACTGACGGTGGGATTGAACCAACAGTCACCACTGCAGCCGGAATCCAACCTCCAGTCGCACCAGTTTTGCTCCACTCGTCGCACCACCTCTGACTCATCCAGCTCAGAAAGTGGCGGCAGTTCTCTCAGGCGCAGCCCCtcaaaacagcagcagatcttttcCCCCTTTCCTTGTGTCAAAGCCCCTCGCAAGTCTGCTGCTGCTAGGAACTTGGGTCTTTATGGCCCCACATCAAGAACTCCCAATGTGCACTTCCCTCACATGAGCAAATCCATGAACCGGCTAGGAGCTAGTGCCTCTGCTTCCACTcggcgatga